From a region of the Methanoculleus receptaculi genome:
- a CDS encoding D-aminoacyl-tRNA deacylase, producing the protein MQITLVNSKQDAAGVNIRNNLKNLLEPGGHWPLAEAHDLDLLEVDGRLIHQDGIDDEVDADLIIFISRHSSVQPMPALTVHVTGNYGRADLGGEPRRLAPAAPAWMHAVLRNLHARAPPGYRVSYEVTHHGPTELSTPSFFVEIGSGAAEWADPVAGRAVAESILSAVPEETINLIGFGGTHYAVRQTGIALSSRGAFGHIVPGREIDAVDAGILQRMQEASGAVAAYIDRKSVSTDQGRRIERMLAAAGLPILTESEILEASRLAWSTYLQVRTLAEEIAPGSRVHIHSMRGEGKPVAIQVAPELIRETLKSSRPGFLEALERLPLAHISHGSTEVSSRFICFENDSSRLASDITTQCIKLLLICENAVIEGDRLVLRKVRFDPEKARRQGVPKGPLYARLASGEAVEIEGRRITPDTVQTTSVKRIHIPGLERYL; encoded by the coding sequence ATGCAGATCACGCTGGTAAACTCAAAACAGGACGCTGCAGGAGTAAACATCAGGAATAATCTCAAGAATCTGCTTGAACCCGGTGGGCACTGGCCGCTTGCGGAGGCTCACGACCTGGACCTCCTGGAGGTCGATGGCCGGTTGATCCACCAGGACGGGATCGACGATGAGGTCGATGCCGACCTGATCATATTTATATCCAGGCACTCGAGCGTCCAGCCGATGCCAGCCCTCACCGTTCATGTTACCGGAAACTACGGGCGTGCAGACCTTGGCGGGGAACCCCGCCGCCTCGCCCCGGCAGCCCCCGCCTGGATGCACGCCGTCCTCCGGAACCTTCATGCCCGCGCTCCGCCGGGCTACCGCGTCTCCTACGAGGTTACGCACCACGGCCCGACCGAACTCTCAACCCCGTCGTTCTTCGTCGAGATAGGGTCCGGGGCCGCAGAATGGGCCGACCCCGTTGCCGGGCGGGCGGTGGCAGAGAGCATACTCTCTGCCGTGCCGGAGGAGACGATCAACCTGATAGGGTTCGGGGGGACGCACTACGCCGTCCGGCAGACCGGGATCGCACTATCATCCCGCGGCGCCTTCGGCCACATCGTGCCGGGCCGCGAGATCGATGCCGTGGACGCCGGGATCCTCCAGAGGATGCAGGAGGCAAGCGGTGCGGTGGCCGCCTACATCGACAGGAAATCGGTATCCACGGATCAGGGCAGGCGGATCGAGCGGATGCTCGCCGCCGCCGGTCTCCCCATCCTCACGGAGTCGGAGATCCTGGAGGCGTCGCGGCTTGCATGGTCAACCTACCTCCAGGTCAGGACGCTTGCCGAAGAGATCGCACCGGGCTCACGCGTTCACATCCACAGCATGAGAGGTGAAGGGAAGCCCGTTGCGATTCAGGTTGCCCCCGAACTGATCAGAGAGACACTCAAATCCAGCAGACCTGGTTTTCTTGAGGCGCTTGAACGATTACCCCTTGCCCATATCTCGCATGGCTCAACGGAGGTCTCATCAAGGTTCATCTGTTTTGAGAACGATTCGTCCCGACTCGCAAGTGATATAACTACCCAGTGTATAAAACTCCTACTTATCTGTGAGAATGCTGTTATCGAGGGTGATCGCCTCGTCCTCCGCAAGGTGCGGTTTGACCCTGAGAAGGCGCGCAGGCAGGGAGTGCCGAAGGGGCCGCTTTATGCCAGGCTTGCCAGCGGAGAAGCGGTCGAGATCGAGGGACGGAGGATCACGCCTGATACGGTGCAGACAACCAGCGTGAAACGGATACATATCCCGGGATTGGAGAGATACTTATGA
- the ftsZ gene encoding cell division protein FtsZ — MKSIVEEALSRAGAEQRLDEPLEVERDLEEVLMELRTEIAVIGCGGGGSNTVTRMWEEGINGARLIAINTDAQHLVRTRADSRILIGRQRTRGLGAGSIPQVGEEAALENEDDIRRAVQGCDMVFITTGLGGGTGTGAAPIVAKAARDEGALTIAVVTLPFTAEGAIRAQNAEAGLERLREVADTVIVVPNDRLLEVVPRLPLYAAFKVSDEVLMRAVKGITELITMPGLVNLDFADVRTVMERGGVAMIGMGESDSEDKAADSVKKALRSPLLDVDISGATAALVNVVGGSDMTMSEAEGVIQEVYDRIDPDARIIWGAQVDPEMQGKMRTLLVVTGVRSPQIYGRSEKSMPRTMRQFEIDFLK; from the coding sequence ATGAAATCCATCGTAGAAGAAGCTCTTTCACGGGCTGGGGCGGAGCAGCGCCTTGATGAGCCACTGGAGGTCGAGAGGGATCTCGAAGAGGTCCTGATGGAACTCCGGACCGAGATCGCGGTCATCGGGTGCGGGGGTGGTGGCTCGAACACGGTGACCAGGATGTGGGAGGAGGGCATCAACGGTGCACGGCTGATCGCCATCAACACCGATGCACAGCACCTCGTCCGGACGCGTGCCGATAGTCGAATCCTGATCGGCCGGCAGAGAACACGTGGTCTTGGCGCGGGCTCGATCCCCCAGGTCGGCGAGGAGGCTGCCCTTGAGAACGAGGATGACATCAGGCGTGCCGTTCAGGGCTGCGATATGGTCTTCATCACCACCGGACTCGGCGGGGGCACCGGCACCGGTGCTGCACCGATTGTGGCAAAAGCCGCGAGAGACGAGGGTGCGCTGACCATCGCGGTGGTCACCCTGCCGTTCACCGCGGAAGGTGCTATCAGGGCGCAGAACGCGGAAGCAGGGCTTGAACGTCTCCGTGAAGTGGCAGACACCGTCATCGTCGTGCCAAACGATCGGCTGCTCGAGGTGGTGCCCCGTCTCCCGCTCTATGCTGCCTTCAAGGTCTCTGACGAGGTGCTGATGCGGGCTGTCAAGGGCATAACCGAGCTGATCACGATGCCCGGTCTTGTGAACCTGGACTTTGCTGATGTCCGGACGGTCATGGAGCGTGGAGGCGTCGCGATGATCGGTATGGGTGAGAGTGACAGTGAGGATAAAGCCGCTGATTCGGTCAAGAAGGCGCTGCGCTCCCCGCTGCTGGATGTCGATATCTCAGGCGCAACCGCGGCGCTCGTCAACGTCGTCGGTGGCTCCGATATGACCATGTCCGAGGCGGAAGGCGTCATTCAGGAGGTATACGACCGGATCGATCCCGATGCCCGCATAATCTGGGGTGCTCAGGTTGATCCTGAGATGCAGGGCAAGATGCGGACGCTGCTTGTGGTCACCGGTGTCCGGTCACCACAAATATATGGCAGAAGCGAGAAGAGTATGCCTCGCACGATGAGACAGTTTGAGATCGACTTCCTGAAGTGA
- a CDS encoding protein translocase SEC61 complex subunit gamma, whose protein sequence is MNYKETVESAKSFKIEEELFKKYWRVLKLARRPTRDEFTKIAIVSAAGILLIGLIGFIIYEIMLLLPR, encoded by the coding sequence ATGAACTATAAGGAGACAGTGGAAAGCGCAAAGTCGTTCAAGATCGAGGAGGAGCTCTTCAAGAAGTACTGGCGCGTGCTGAAACTGGCACGGCGGCCTACCCGTGATGAGTTCACCAAGATCGCTATAGTATCGGCGGCAGGTATCCTGCTTATCGGTCTTATCGGCTTTATAATATACGAGATCATGCTGCTACTGCCCAGATGA
- a CDS encoding transcription elongation factor Spt5 has translation MAEGANRVYAVKTTAKQERTVADNIEKVTREQKDIHVTAVMVPEELKGYVLVESPDSLARMEQLVELIPHARAVVRGSTTLAEVEHFLVPKPVVSGITEGTIVEIIAGPFKGEKAVVKRIDSGKEEITVELYESMVPIPITVRGDSVRVVERSEDVF, from the coding sequence ATGGCTGAGGGTGCAAACAGGGTTTACGCGGTCAAGACGACCGCCAAGCAGGAGCGGACGGTAGCCGACAATATAGAGAAGGTGACGAGGGAGCAGAAGGATATCCATGTTACGGCCGTTATGGTTCCCGAGGAGCTGAAAGGCTACGTCCTGGTGGAGAGCCCGGACTCCCTTGCCCGCATGGAGCAGCTGGTGGAACTGATCCCCCACGCGCGCGCGGTGGTGCGCGGTTCGACCACGCTTGCCGAGGTGGAGCACTTCCTGGTGCCAAAGCCGGTTGTCAGCGGCATCACCGAGGGAACCATAGTCGAGATCATCGCCGGGCCGTTCAAGGGTGAGAAGGCAGTTGTAAAACGTATCGATTCCGGAAAGGAAGAGATCACGGTTGAACTCTACGAGAGCATGGTTCCAATTCCGATCACTGTCCGGGGCGATTCCGTCCGCGTTGTGGAGCGCTCCGAAGACGTCTTCTGA